GACAAGTCGTACTGGTACGTCGACACGCATGCGGGCGCGGGGATCTACGCGCTGGACGAAGGGTTCGCCACCAAGACCGCCGAGTACGAAACCGGCATCGCGAAACTGTGGAGCGCGGACAAGCTGCCCGAAGCATTGGAAGCATATGTCGCCGAGATCCGCGCCTGCAACGACGCCGGTCAGCTGCGCTATTACCCGGGCTCGCCCTATCTGGCGTGGCGCCTGCTGCGCGAGCAGGACCGAATGCGCCTGTTCGAGATGCACAGCACCGAAATCGGCGTGCTGCGGCACAACTTCCGCGACGCCGGGCGCCGCGCCATGATCTATGCGGCCGACGGCTTCGAGGGGCTCAAGGCATTGCTGCCTCCGCCGCCACGCCGGGCCATGGTGCTGATCGATCCGTCATATGAGGACAAGCGCGATTACGCGCGAACGCTGACCTGTGTCGAGGAGGGGCTGAAGCGCTTCGCGACCGGCTGCTACGCGATCTGGTATCCACAGGTCAAGCGTCCGGAATCCGAACGCTTCCCCGACCATCTGAAACGCCTGCAGCCGGGCAACTGGCTGCATCTGACGTTGACCGTCAGCCACCCGCCGTCGGATGGCTTCGGGCTCTACGGCAGCGGGATGTTCATCCTGAACCCGCCGTATACGCTGGTGGAATCGATGCGCAGTGCCCTGCCGTATCTCGCCGACGCGCTTGGGCAGGACAGCGGTGCCAAGTTCGGGATCGAATCACGCAGCGCGTGACCTGTCTCGGTACGTCGGAACGACGCCCCGCGCGACACCTATTGCCGATAGGAAGGCGTCGGCACCTTGATATAGGGAGCTACCACCATCGGCACCTGGTTGTTTTGTTGCTGCCCCGCCGGCTGCCGAATCTCGGCAGGCGTGACTATCGGCGCCGGATTGAGCGGCGCCGTCTGCAGCACGACACCGGAACGTCCGTCATGAATACCGGTTTGCGTGTCGAGCACAACGGGCGGCCGGTCCTGCGCGGCAATCGCGCCGTGGCTCGCGGCCATGCAGATCAGTCCAGGCACGACAAGCTTGCGAATGCCGGAGCCACGCGTTCGAGAGTCGTCGAGGCACATACCATCCATCCTTGGTTGAGATCGTCAGCGACACGATAGCGCGGACAGTGCGGTATGTGATCGATCGCTCCGCAAAAAACAAAAGCCCCGACAATTTCGGGGCTTGTTCTACTTTGCATGCTCAACGCATGCCTGCATCCAGCCAAATCTTACAGCGAATAGCCGTTCGTTTCGAGGGCGCGAATACGCTGCTCAAGTTGAACGATGTCGCTCGATTCCGCCAGATAGGCTTCGCGACGCTCACGCTCCGCGGATTCGAACCAGTAGCTCAGTTTTTCGACGATGTACGCAACCATGATGCTCTCCAAGGAAGTTTGAGATCCCCCGTGAATCACTTCAGGGATATCCCGTATAGGGTTATCCCGAATTATAGCGAGAGCGCACCAAGAAGCTAATGAAATGCACGAATGAAATGCATTCCAATTCGGAATGAAATGTTATCGAGCCAATCAATGCCTTGAT
The genomic region above belongs to Burkholderia plantarii and contains:
- a CDS encoding 23S rRNA (adenine(2030)-N(6))-methyltransferase RlmJ: MFSYRHAFHAGNHADVLKHAVVVQLLSYFNKKDKSYWYVDTHAGAGIYALDEGFATKTAEYETGIAKLWSADKLPEALEAYVAEIRACNDAGQLRYYPGSPYLAWRLLREQDRMRLFEMHSTEIGVLRHNFRDAGRRAMIYAADGFEGLKALLPPPPRRAMVLIDPSYEDKRDYARTLTCVEEGLKRFATGCYAIWYPQVKRPESERFPDHLKRLQPGNWLHLTLTVSHPPSDGFGLYGSGMFILNPPYTLVESMRSALPYLADALGQDSGAKFGIESRSA
- a CDS encoding DUF3563 family protein, whose amino-acid sequence is MVAYIVEKLSYWFESAERERREAYLAESSDIVQLEQRIRALETNGYSL